Below is a genomic region from Streptomyces sp. NBC_00461.
GAAGACTTCCGCCAGGCCGGCGTCACCGTCTCCGGACGTGTCCCCGCATAAGCTGCTGACCACGGTCTTGAGCTGGGGAACGGGTCTGTCGACATCCTCGCCGCGTCCAGTCCTCCCGGGCCAGGACTACGAGGGCGTCTCACGTGGCAAGTTTCGCGAGCTTCTTGTAGCAGGTCAGGGCAGCGGCCAGGCCGAGGAAGGCGAGGAAGTGCGAGCCCTTTCGTTCGTATCGGATGGTCAGGCGGCGGTAGCCGAAGAGCCAAGCGATCGACCGCTCGATCTTCCAGCGGTGCCGACCGAGGCGTTCGCCGGACTCGATGCCCGGCCGCGCGATGCGCGCGACGAGCCCACGCTCGCGCAGCCAGCTGAGGTGTTCGGCGTAGAAGTACGCCTTGTCCGCGCGGAGTTTGACCGGCCGGCGTCGCCGTGGTCCCCGGCGGGACCGGACTGCGGGGATGCCGAGGATGAGCGGCTTGAGGGCGAGACTGTCGTGCATGTTCGCACCTGACACGGCGACGGCGAGCGGGATGCCCTGAGCATCGGACAGCACGTGCAGCTTGCTGCCCTTCTTGCCGCGATCGACCGGGTTCGGCCCTGTCAGCGATCCCCCCTTTTGGCGCGAACGGAGGCCGCGTCGACGATCGCCGAGGTCCAGTCCACTTCGCCCCGGACCCCGAGTTCGTCCAGCACCGCCCGATGCAGCCGACGCCACAGGCCGACCTCGGTCCATACCGTGAAGCGGCGATGCGCGGTGGCGGAGGACGTGCCGAACGTCGGCGGCAGATGCCGCCAGGCACAGCCGCTGGTCAGCACGTACACCACTGCGGTGAACACGGCCCGCTGGTCGCGCGGAGCGGTCCCTCCACCTTGCGGTCCCGAGCCGCGAACGACGGCAGTAACGGGGCGACCAGCCTCCAGAGCTCATCAGGAACCAGACGCTTCGACAGATCAGCACTCACGGCCGGCATCATGCCGCTCGAACATCAAGCATCAAGTCACGGGGACAGCCTTCTATGCCTCGACTGATGCGGCCGATCTGGCGGCCTGCTCGATCTTCGCGCAGTAGGCGGTGCGGGCGTCCTCATCGATCTGCATCTCGTGTTCGGGGCGCATCCCGGTTCGGCCGTCCACGCCTTCGCGCAGGATGTCGGCGTGCCCGGCATGCCGGTTGGTCTCGCCGAGGACGTGGACCAGGATGGCGAACAGGTTCGTGTTGGAATAAGGCTCCGGCCACCACGGCACGTGGCCCGGGGCATCGAGGGCAAGCTCGTCGATCGTCGCGTCTGAGTGTTCCCACGTGCGCCGGTAGGACTCGATGATCTGATCGCGCGCCTCGTCCTCAGCCGCCCATAGATCGCTGCCGTCGTGGTCCTGCCACCGGGGCAGCGGTTCTGGGGACGGCCGGTCGAAGACCTCGCCCAAGTACCTGGCCTCGACGCTGGCCACGTGTTTGACCAGGCCGAGGAGGTTGGTCCCAGTCACTGTCAAAGGTCGGCGAGCGTCGTATTCGGACAGGCCGTCGAGCTTCCAGAGCAGCGCCTTGCGGTCCCGCCGCAGTCGCCCGTGCAGGGTGCCCTTCGCGAATTCATCGATCATGCGGCATGAGCCTGCCATGGGCTACTCGTGGCCTCAAGATCCCGTACGTGAACCGCAACGACCGGCAGTGCTGACGCCCGGCCAAGGCCACCGCCCCGAGCTACTGAAGAAGCTCGCGGAACTTGCCACGTGAGACAGCCTCTTAGGTAGACAACTTCAAGGAGCTCAGGGCCCGGATCCGGGAGCTGGAGACCGAGCGGGAGATCCTGCGGAGGGCCGCGAAGTATTTCGCCCGCGAGACCAACTGGTGAGCCGTTTCCAGTTCGTCGAGGATCATCGAGGCGCCTTCGGCGTCAAGCGGCTGTGCCGGGTCCTGGAGGTTTCCCGGTCCGGGTTCTACCGGTGGCTGAAGGCCGCTGGGGCACGCATGGAGCGGGCGCGGGACGATGCCCGCCTGGCGAGGCGGATACGGGAGATCCGCAAGGAGTCCGACGGCACCTGCGGCGTTCCGCGCATCAGCGCCGAGCTCAAGGGTGCCGGGGCCTGCGTCAACCACAAGCGCGTCGCGCGCGTGATGCGCAGGATCGGCATCGAGGGCGTGCACCTGCGCAAGAAGGTCCGCACCACCGTCCCCGAGCCCTCGGCCACACCGGTGCCCGACCTCCTCCAGCGGGACTTCACCGCGAGTGAGCCGAACGCCAAGTACGGGGGAGACATCACCTACCTGCCGGTCGGCGACGGCCAATTCCTGTATCTGGCAACGGTGTCGGACCTAGAGCGCGCGCAGATAGGCGGCGTGGAAAGCCTCGGCATCGAGGTGGGCACAGGCCCGAGTGAATATTGAGTTGCGACGCTCTGTGACCGTTGGCGAGACCTGTGCGCATCCTTCGTTTCAGGTCGCCTGCGTGGCCAGCCTGCGCAGGGCCCGCACGGCAGGTGATCCTGGGTCGGCCGTCATCAGGACAACCTCCTGGTCATCCTCGGGCACGAGCAGGACGTCGCAGTTCAACCGCAGCGCACCGGCCTCCGGATGGTTCAGGGTCTTGGTGCGATGCCCGGGAGCGTGGACCGGACGCGTCTCCCAGATCTGCCGGAACTCCTCACTGCCGGCGTGCAGTTCGGCCAGCAGCGCGGCCAGGTGCGGGTCATGCGGGTAGCGGTCCGCGGCCCGGCGCAGTCGCGCCACCACGATGTGCCCGAATTCCTCGGCGCTGGAGCTCTCGTACGTCCGCCCCTGGCCCAGGAAGCGGCGTCGGGCCAGGTTCGTCGTCCCGCCTCCGAGGTCGGCGCCGAGCAGTGCCCGGGCCAGGGGGTTCCAGGCGACGACGTGGTACGCCGCGTCAGTGACGATGGCACCGGTCTCCGGCAGCCGGTCCAGCATCCGGGCCACGTGCGGGCGCACCCGCCGCACGGCGCTGGTGCCGGGCGGCGCGCTCGAACCCGCCAGGCGGAACAGGTGGCTGCGCTCGGCCGGCGTGAGCCGCAGCGCGCGGGCCAATGCGTCCAGGATCCGGGCCGACGGCCGCGGTCCCCGGGCCTGCTCCAGCCGCGTGTAGTAGTCGACCGACATGTGGGCGAGCTCCGCCACCTCTTCGCGGCGCAGGCCCGGTGTGCGGCGGGCGGTGCCCGTCTCCGTCAGGCCGATCTCGTGCGGACGCAGGGCCGCCCGGCGGTCCCGCAGGTAGTGGGCCAGCTCCTGCCGTGCCATACCGCCTCCTCCCACTGCCTGGTACAGACTGTCCCTGGCAGGGCGCCTGCGACCAGGGAAGCGTGGTTGCCATGAACGAACGCACAGCTCTGGTCACCGGTGCCAACAAGGGCATCGGCAAGCATATTGCCCGGCTGCTCGCCGCCGAGGGCCTCACCGTATACGTGGGCTCCCGCGACCCCGGGCGCGGGCAGCGGGCCGTCGAGGAGATCGGCGCCGGGGCCCGCCTGCTGGTCCTCGACGTGACAGATCCCGACGGCATCGCACAGGCCGCGGCTCAGATGGACCGCTTGGACGTGCTGGTCAACAACGCCGGCATCTCGCCGTCACTCGCCCCGCCGACCCACACCGGCGTCGAGGAGTACCGGCGCACATACGAGACCAATGTGTTCGGGGTAGTGGCGGTGACCAATGCCTTCCTGCCCGCCCTGCGCCGGTCCCCGCGCCCGCGCATCGTCAACATCTCCAGTGGCACCGCGTCGCTGACCTGGAGCACGAATCCCAACCCCCAGTTCACCCCGGGAAGCGGCGGCGGCGCCGCCTACCGGTCGTCCAAGGCCGCCCTCAACGCCCTCACCGTCCTCTACGCCCAGACGCTGGCCCAGGACGGCTTCAAGGTCAACGCGCTCGCCCCCGGCTTGCGGGCCACTGATCTCAACCCCCGGGCCGCCGCTGCCGGCGGCGACCCGGCCGAGGCCGCCCAAGGTGCCCTCCGCCTGGCCCTGCTGCCGGACGACGGCCCCACCGGTGGCTTCTTCTCCTGGGACGGAACCCCCGTGCCCTGGTGATCAGTCATGGGTGGCGTCGAGGGCGAGTGCCCCAGCGGTGTGTGGTCCATGCCCGGCGGATCAGACTGCGGACGGTGATGATCGTGTCGGCAAGGTCGAAGAAGGCGTCGATGACGGTGGCGCGGCGTTCGTAGCAGCGGGCGAGCCGGTGGAAGGCGTTCTGCCAGGCGTGGGTGCGCTCGACATGCCAGCGCCGGCTCGCCTGGATCGGCGCCTTCTCACCCTTGTGCGCGATGCGGCCGTGCAGGCTGCGCGCGCCGAGTTCGGTGCGGGTCCTGTCCGAGTCGTAGCCGGCGTCCAGGTGCACGGTGATGTCGTCGGGTAACGGCCCCAGGTCGTTCAGACGATCCAGGGTCGGGGCGAGCAACGGGGAGTCGTGGCGGTTGGCACCGGCCAGGACACGACCCAGTGGAATGCCGTACCCGTCCGTCATGCCCGAGCGTTTCAGGCCCTGTTTGCCGCGGTCGACCGGTGAGCGACCGGCCACCTCGCCGCCTCCGGGCGCCTTGATGATGGATCCGTCCACGGCGATCTGAGACGCGCGGGCGCTTGGCCCGGTTCGGTTCTGCCTCGCGCAGGACCTCTCGGGTGACGGGGGCGACCTCGCCCTGGCCGAAGAGGAAGAAGCGCAGGAAGTTGGCGAAGGGGTTGCCCTCGGTCCACTCGAAGTAGATGTGCGGGGTGCACCGGGTGGTGTCGCGGACGTGGAGGAGCAGGGCGGCCAGGGCGTTCGGGATGGAGGAGGACTCCAGGGTGAGCACCCGGTAGCGGTTGTGCAGGACCTCGCCGCGCACGGTCAGGCCCGCTTCGAACTCGGAGGGGTCGGTGACCGTGACCTCGACGAAGACGAAGTCCTCCTGCTCGGGCAGGTCGTTGTCGTTGCGGATCTGCTCGATCTTGTCGCGGTACTCGGCCTTGTCCCGCTGGTCCGGCTCGTTGGCGATGAAGCGGATCTTGCGGCTGGCCATGTCCCGGATGAATCGTTCCGCCATGTCGTCCAGCGTCACGCTGGTCACGCGCAGCTCGAAGGCGCGGGCCAGCCGGGATGCCAGCGAGACCAGGATGATGCCGGCGATGAAGCAGGCGCCGATCTTCACGCCGTCCGGGCGCTCGACGACGTTGGCCGCGGTGACGTAGAGCAGGACCGCCGAGACGGCTCCGAAGCCGATGGTCCAGTTCCGCTGCTGCGCGCGGCGGGCGGCGATGGTCACCGCAATGGCCGCCGAGGACATCAGCACCAGGACGCCGGTGGCGTAGGCGCCGCCCTGGGCGTCGACGTCGGCGTCGAAGATCCAGGTGACCAGGAAGCCGATCAGGGTGAAGACGATGACCATCGGGTGCACGGCGCGGGCCCAGTGCGGGGCCATGCCGTAGCGGCGCAGATAGCGGGGCCATCCGGTTGAGCAGGCCGGCCATGGCGGAGGCGCCGGCGAACCAGAGGATGGCGATGGTCGAGACCGGATCGCACTTCGGATCTGCGGCAGGCGGCAGCGCTGTTCCTTGGCCTGTCGATGCGATCGGCCTCCGCCTGCTCCACGAGGCGGTGGACCGGTTCGTCGGTGATCGGAAGAATCATGGAGCGGGCTCCTCAACGTCACTGGTGCGGATTGGCAGGCCCCGGAGTTCAACAGCCTGGCCCGTACCGCGGCGCTGTACCTGCACACCCCGTTCCCCGAACGCTGGCAACCCCGCTGCGTGGTCCCGGGCTGGGACACCGAGGTGTTCGGCTGTCCGCTGCCCGACTACGTCGGCACCGCCCAACTACTCTGGGGATGTGCGCTCTTCGAAGCCGGGCGGTTCGACCCCCCGATCTTCGACGGCCCGGACGGGGAGAGGTTCAACCGGACGGTCAGCCGGGATACGGTCCTGAGCGTCATCGAACGGCAGGTACGACAGCAGGGCCCGGACCGCGCGTCGCGGTCCGGGCCCTGCCCCACGCGGTGTCGCCCTGCGACGGCGGTGCGTCAGCTCTGTGCGGTGTCGTCGCTCGTCTGCCCGGCGCCCTCGGCTGCGCCTGCCTTCTCGCGCATCTTGCGCACCAGCTCCGCCTTCTGGTCGGCTGCACCCTGGCGGTCGAGGTTGCGGTGCGGACCGTTGTTCTGCCGTTCGGCGCGGGACAGCTTCTTGCGCTGGCCGCCGCCCATGCCCACGGGGTTGTTGATGTTCTTGCTCACGGTCACGGGTTCTCCCGGTAATGATGTGAAGTGATCTACGGATTCATCGGTGGAGGACGGGCGGGGGACGTCGAAGGACGTCAGCAGGGGCCCATCACGCTCTCACTCGTAAATCGGCGCCTGGAAGAACATGACAAAGACGTTACCCGCTTCCGTCAGCCCCGCACACCAACCTTTTCGCCGCCCCGGCGTCGGCCGGGCCCACGGCGAGCGCCCGGGGTCAGCCGTTTCCTTCCGGGAATCTCAGCACCGCCAGCACCCGCCGGTGGTCGCCGCCCGCCCGGGGCAGGTCCAGATGGGCGTTACTGGGCCGCCGCGGGCGTTGTCGGTGGTCGCGAGCACACTGACGACATGAGAGATCATCTCACTTGCGCCCGCCGTTGCGGCCAGCCTCGCTGCGGAACGTCTGCGCAGCGAGGCGTCGTTCGCGGCGCTGTGCGCGGTCAGCCCACCCGAGTGCGACCTTCGACTCCGTGACACAGCTGGGAACTGATCACCGGGCTACGGAGTCAGTCATAGTGTGAACGGCCGGGATGCCAGTGAAGTGGTGGGGAAGTTGTGACGAACAGCAGCGGTAGCAATCCGTCGGCAGCGGGTTCGGGCACGTCTGCGCCGGGGCAGCCGCGCTGGGCCTGGTGGGTCGTAGGCATCGTCGTGCCCGTCGTTGGCATCGCAGCCACGGTGTTCGTCAACAACCGGCACAGCTCTGCTGACGACTCGAAGCCACCCGCCGTCGCGGGGGCACCGTCTGCCACGCATGA
It encodes:
- a CDS encoding helix-turn-helix transcriptional regulator — protein: MARQELAHYLRDRRAALRPHEIGLTETGTARRTPGLRREEVAELAHMSVDYYTRLEQARGPRPSARILDALARALRLTPAERSHLFRLAGSSAPPGTSAVRRVRPHVARMLDRLPETGAIVTDAAYHVVAWNPLARALLGADLGGGTTNLARRRFLGQGRTYESSSAEEFGHIVVARLRRAADRYPHDPHLAALLAELHAGSEEFRQIWETRPVHAPGHRTKTLNHPEAGALRLNCDVLLVPEDDQEVVLMTADPGSPAVRALRRLATQAT
- a CDS encoding SDR family oxidoreductase, translated to MNERTALVTGANKGIGKHIARLLAAEGLTVYVGSRDPGRGQRAVEEIGAGARLLVLDVTDPDGIAQAAAQMDRLDVLVNNAGISPSLAPPTHTGVEEYRRTYETNVFGVVAVTNAFLPALRRSPRPRIVNISSGTASLTWSTNPNPQFTPGSGGGAAYRSSKAALNALTVLYAQTLAQDGFKVNALAPGLRATDLNPRAAAAGGDPAEAAQGALRLALLPDDGPTGGFFSWDGTPVPW
- a CDS encoding DUF6243 family protein, which encodes MTVSKNINNPVGMGGGQRKKLSRAERQNNGPHRNLDRQGAADQKAELVRKMREKAGAAEGAGQTSDDTAQS
- a CDS encoding DinB family protein — encoded protein: MIDEFAKGTLHGRLRRDRKALLWKLDGLSEYDARRPLTVTGTNLLGLVKHVASVEARYLGEVFDRPSPEPLPRWQDHDGSDLWAAEDEARDQIIESYRRTWEHSDATIDELALDAPGHVPWWPEPYSNTNLFAILVHVLGETNRHAGHADILREGVDGRTGMRPEHEMQIDEDARTAYCAKIEQAARSAASVEA